The sequence below is a genomic window from Pleuronectes platessa chromosome 13, fPlePla1.1, whole genome shotgun sequence.
tcagacatcacTCTGCAGGACTCTGCAGCTCAGAGTGTCCAACCCCACCTGAAGCAGAAGTTGCAGCTGGAACGTTCCCTCAAGTCGGAAAGTTCGACTCAGAAGGTCTCAGGACCCTCACCTACCCTGACCTGGAAATCCAAGATGGCTGCTCTACATGTCAACAGTGGTGGAAGCTGTAGTTTCTTCTGTCATTAAATTTGTCGTACCCATAACTTCTGTCCAGTTCCTGTGTTTTACTACGGGGTTAGTTTGCGTGAAATGACTAACAATGGCTAACAATGGCTAACGTGAACATTGTTCTTCTGCAACTGGAACGCTAATAAAGACAACCAGAGAACAATACTCTAAGATAAATCCAGTAGCATGAAATCCAGAAGAGGAAGCTCGTAAACCTGCACATTGACATATTCACCTCATGCAGCATAGAGACATTGTAAAGTTATTAGAGCCAAAGCATAAAGTCTGCACACAAAATAACTGGAAGCTGGTGAGCAGAATATTTGTTGTCACTCTGACGCAGGATCAGCATCTGCTGCGTGGGCGCCTCGTGGTCGACCCGCCTCATGTTCCGAGCACGTTGGACTTTAAACTAATTGCTGCTCGGAAAACCGAGTGTCGAgaaaaaactggaaaacatCGAGTtaacagttcatctttgaggATCAATCAGGACGTGATTAAAATCTGTTTATCACAggatttgtttatttgcagaACAATACCTGAGGATTGTTCTGAGACATCCAAACAGctggacgcccccccccccccccccctccccccacgcTTCCTCTTCGTTACAACTCCGGAGGGTCCTCGTTATCACGTTTATTATAAATACCACACTGTGTGTTATTCAGAGCGCAGAAGATTCATTTGTTGCGATGACGGCAGTGATTGATGGGCTGTTGTTCTCCTATAGGGATAGTGTGTTGGgtaggggggcgggggggggggggcatattgAGCaggtgcaggtacacacacaaacacactgacaaacacacaaagcccctgtgtgtgtgtgtgaacgagcCTGGGTGCAAACAACTCACGGGATAGAAGACGAGTGTgcgggatggggggggggcttacgGCTCAGGTTACCCTGACAGGAGGGAGCAAGAAGGAGGGGGAATGGGGTATTTGGCGGGGGGGTGGGTGTGCCAGGCCCCCAAAAAagccaccgggggggggggtctcagctGTGGCGTGGGGCCCCTGAGCACCGTCCTTCACATTCTGACCGGCCGGTGTCTGGCTGCCAGCATGGGGAGAGGAGTAAGTGAgccttgtttcttttttaaataaatcaactttAATAAGTTTATTCTTGTAAAATGAACTCAACCCTGTGACTTCCTGTTTGCATGAAGAACGACTGAGCTCCTGAGTTTGTGTCTCTAACTTTTGCACAGTTGCACACACGGCCTGGACGTGCATCATGGAAAGTTACTGAGCTGTTTCTAAATGTGTCTCCTCCGGTTCTCCTGTGTTTGGTTTCCTTCAGTCGAGAGAAACATCTCAGGCTCGGATGCCTTGTTCTCCCTCAACATGTTTTATTCCCAGTTTGTCGTTTATTTGTGTAGTTAGGtcattttagtgtttttttaattccttcCATTGGGCCGATTCCATTTACCTTTATGGGAGGACAGGCTGATAATTGTCCCTGCACACAGCGGGGGGGGAATTGCTATGCCAGGCACTCCACCgactgctctctctccctctttgactctttttgattactttttttttccagcgTGTCACTCGCTCGGCGCTCTCCTCTCAGTCTCTTTGTGTATCCTCCCTTCACTGACATGCACACGTGCCGCTAAGAGGagactgacagcagcagatgatTTCCATGATGCACCATTCTTCCATCTGTtcgtgacgcacacacacactctctctctctctctctctcgctcgctcacaCAAATGAGGAACCAGTATCGTGAGAATAAACATTTCCCCCTCGGTGTTCAGTGAATAGTTTGCCGATAGAGCCAGGAGAGTGAAATTAAGCAGCCGGCACAGAGTCCATTGTGCTTCTATTGACACATGTAATATGCGGGTATGAATGTAAATGGCTGGACTCAGCAGGGCCTGTGGGGGTTTGGGATCCTCGGGGGCCTGATGTATGAtaattagggttgcaaaattccgggaatattcaaagttggaaactttccatgggaatatacgggaattatcgggaataaactggaaattgtgtgggtaatttattctaactgtatttaccttgtcatatacagacataaatatcaacattttgttttgtcaaaggctgatttgagccctgaggaaactttgggcacttgactatattcttctgcatctctgtgtcattcttaacataggtctttgcagagtatttgcaaatgtacacagcctttccttctacattggcttgtgttaaatgtctccacacaggagatagtgcacgtggaagtgttctgtagaataagatgagaacaaagcttgtaaaaaaacactaatgcaatgccagagatataaatagatggccaattggaatcgtctttaaaaatattttacaattgatggatagatgtatagaaagaggctagatggacagatgaaccaTCTTCTATCAGgatgctaatatatttcccacagtaatatcatcaaaacttacctgactagtctgcacactacagcaggcctcaatagccctgctgtagtgtgaaggatgctgggaattatctgtgcatgtgatggagaaatgcacagtgcagggttgaaattcaatttgtgtatttatttattttttaattcccaaaattcccgagcttaatattcccatggaaagtttccataAATGTTCCGGACATTTACTGACATTTGTTCGCCCCTTTGTAACCCTAAAGctaacttctctctctccctgcagtgTGGTGCCGAGAacggagggaagaggaagaagaaggatcGGGATTTGGACGAGCTGAAGAAGGAAGTGTCCTTTGTAAGAGAAACAATCTGTCTCCTGTTCACACTCAGTCCACAGATCCCCAAACAGTGTGACGTGAAAGTCACCAGGTTATTGAACAGGGCTGTAAATGAGAACAGTGGCCTGTAAACAAACCGGCAGAGCAGCCTGCTCAGTGCAGTCAGCTCCAGACGAGTTCCCAGCCAGCCTGTCCTCTCCTATCTGCTCTGCCACCCTCTGGCTGCTCCTCTTTGTACTCCAAAAGATACTGAATAATTTGAGGGCCACCAGCAGAGCAGTGCAGAGTTTTTGTCTTGTGCGGAGCTGTAGCTCTTTGAGCTGCTGTCAAAACGCAGCCGAGCGATGCCCATGAAGGCCGGGCTCTGTGTTCAGCTGCTCGCTCTATCTCTGATAGAGCAGCGCGTGTGAATTATCAAGTTGGCCCCGTGACTGATTAAAGAGAACAAGTCCCTGGATGCTGTCAACACTTTGGAGTGGTTTTGTGATTAAGCGATCACTCTGCCTCGTGAACTACTTCCTCACTCTGTGATTtcaaactttctttcttttagtttcgtttcttttttttgttgggtAACCCAGAAATCCTTTTAACAACTGCCAGACAATGGATGATCAATATTGGGCGTAGGGGGCTTATAAACAAAGCTTAACGAGCAAACCGCTCTCTGAACACTGGGGCTTGTCTTTGAGGTGCAGCTGCAGCCCGCTGTCGTCCACTGGAGACAACTGGAGGGGGGACAACTGGTGGACATGTCcccgtgtccctgtgtctctgtggaatGAGAGAAGCAGCCGTTCATTCCGTGGGACTGACGCCGACTCGACAGCTGACGGCTGAGATTTGGGTTTCTTCTGCACCCAGCTCCATTTTGTTAAACTGAAAACAGTGTCTGCAGGGAAGCTCTCAGGCCAGTTAGAGAGGATTggaatgaaaaatacataaccaggcaacacaatacacacattaAACAACAGCATGGGAAATAAAACTGCTGCTTTTGGATGGATTTTCCTTTATTAGGTCACGTTTTCACCAGTAGAGAAAAGACAGTTTCCTCAGCTGGGCTCCAGTTCTACTTGTAGATGCAGGGAGAGTGGGCTTCcctctttgacctctttgaTATGTCCTGATTATACATTGAAAGCCCCTGAATCCACGTGAGGTGGAgagaataatgtttttttttctgctggaaGATGGAACTGAATTCATGAGTCCTCCCTCCTGCAGCGGCGGTACTCAAACATTACACACAAGTGGTACTTAAGAGTATAAATGTACTGCGGTACAAGTGAGAGGTACccaaaagtaaatgtactttttttaATATCCCCCCGCTGCCCTTGTGATCTGTTCAACCATTACTGTGGTCACTCATCTCACTTCCCTTTATAGCCTCTTCCAGACGTTTCTGATTTTCATGATAGGACAGTGAATGTGATGCTGTAAAGTTCTCGATGTATCACAGAAGAAGTTGTTTAATAATTCTACTGGCCGGTTCAAATCCTCTGTTTATTGATCCCGTTCCACTGAAAAATCTAAAAGCCGTATTTCCTCCCTGCAGGACGACCACAAAATCTCTCTGGACGATCTGGGGACACGCTATGGAGTGGAGCTCACACGGGTGAGgacgtgcacgcacacaaacacacacactcccacgcgcacacactctcacacaaacaccacaacaaAGAGCAGACCGTCCCTTACAGAGATGTTATCTGTACGCGCTCTGTACCTGAAAGCAGCATCCAGCTCACCTTGAGCCTTCTTCATCTTTAatccctcactcacacacacacacacatctacatgtTCATACACAAACTCCTCAAATCCCCGAGTCAGGCAGACGCTGATACATCACAACAGTCTTAATGCTGTGACCGCGCCCGGACTCTCACATCCCAGGTGTCGTGAAACTGATTTCTATCTTTGTAATAGCAGCGGTGAGGGAAACATGGAAGCTGGAGAGCTCCAATGCAAACTGTGAAAAACGTCCATATCTGGTTTATTTCCAGTATGAACATAGATTTTCACTGAATTTCACCTTTTCAAGCAGTAAattggaagaaagaaagaagaagttcAGTGGAGTCCAATCCAGCCGCTCTACGGCCGAGCACTTTAGATGAGAGGAGTCGCCCAGTTTATTATACATGTGGTTTTAAATAGGCCAGGCAGGAATACTTGATGTTCTGCTACTGCCGTCAAATTGGCTTTTAAGCCGCAGTGAAAATGGGACTGTTGAGTTGTAATAAGATTCtcagcacagacagaaacactctCACTCCTAAAAAAAAATGAGCTCTCTCCATTCTCCCTCCTCCCAGGGCCTGACCCACGCCAAAGCCGCGGAGTATCTGGCCAGGGACGGCCCCAACTCCCTGACCCCGCCGCCCACCACCCCCGAGTGGGTCAAGTTCTGCCGTCAGCTGTTCGGAGGCTTCTCCGTGCTGCTCTGGATCGGTgccatcctctgcttcctggcTTACAGCATCCAGGTGGCCACCGAGGACGAGCCGGTCCACGACAACGTGAGGAGCTGAGGGGGGGAAATGTGCAAACGTACAAATTATTCATGCAGACGCAGCCACGCAAGAATAGTTCCactggttatatatatatatgcagtgTGGATGTAAGAGTACAGACAGGGTTTGTATTTACAGGTACATTATTTCATATTGTACAAGGAACAACCTTTAATATCTGTTGAAATCAAAAATATAACAATCACTGTCAATCTCCACTGCTCAAAGGCAAAGGAAGGAGGATACTGAGGAGCCAACCTCTCCATCATGGTTCATTAGAAGCCTGTATAATAAGTAACTGATGTTAAACAGCTCAGTTTTAGATATATTTGATATTAAATATCTACATATATCAACATTTTTCCATCTGTCAACCTTATATCTTGTCTAAACCTTTAAAAACCATGAGTCATACACATTTCCTTATATGACCTGTATTGAAgtcacatgaacaacacagagccaaaaggaaacagaagaaaatgtagaAAACGTGAGGAgcatgaaaaatgatttaaaacatgtgAACTCCAGCAGTTCATCTTCATAAGTATAGAATCTCTGAGTGTGTGACATTATAAAAAGCAGCTGACACCGGCCTCAGCTCTCAGTTATCCATCCTGCAGTTTATGGGCAGCATTATGACTCATTATGTAATCATCATTCGACACTCTCCAAAACCTCTGACTGTATTAAAGCCTTACGTAAtatacagtaacacacagatagacacagacacacacatgtactttAATCCCCCCCAGTGATTTAATCTCTATATCCAGGGCTGAGCGTGTGCAGCGGGATGCTCTGGTGAGCGGCTTCAAAGCTCCGGCCGCCTGCAGCTCTGGCTCTTTGAGTCTCTGCAGAACGTTTAGTGGAGATGAGAATCCAGACGAACAGGACTCTacacgttgttgttgtttgttgttgttgtcttcattTAGCTTTGTTCTCCTTATTTTCATGTTCTTATTGAGCTGAAGTGACACAATTTACTGTAATTTCtttaatcttaaaagcttcgAGATTAGTTTGATGCTTCGCTGATTTGGAAAAGAGAGAATGGAGCCTCTCTGTTATGCCCACTCTCCAGCCTGCAGTTCTCTTCTTGCTCTTTGCTCTGCATGAAGCTTCAAGTGTCAGAATCCACTCCAGCAAGTTGAAGAGCAAAGCTGAACTTTAGACCCGTTAAAAACACTCATTAAAAAGCAGCGTTTACCTCCTATATTCAGcagaacttttaaaatatgaagaattcttgACAGTTTGGTGTATTTGTAATATCATGGGTGGTTTGGGATTCTGTACCACCGTGtgtgcctgcagggggcgctgcgtcCTGTAAACCCTTGCTTTAAAATCCATGTTCATAATCTTTAAATTGTattcttttaaatctttaatcagATCGGAGAGTGTCACCCGTGTGGACAGATGTTACTCTGATAATTCGGCACAACGAGAAGCTCCTGAAGCGAGAAGAGTCAAAAGAGCCGAGACTTAACATCtgctgaaaaaacaacaacacgtgTAAACAGAATAGTAAAGTGGAGGCAAATATTGTAAACACTGACAAACGATATTCTGAGGATGGATATGTTTTCCCTTGTTCAGAAAAATATTCAGGTGTGAAATAGCAAAGCAAGCTGTTGTTTTTGCAGGATTTTATTTTCCAGGAGTCCAGGACGTAAACCTCCAGATCGAGCTTCTTCACTGCTAGACGGGAAAATATTCacagaaaatataatatcaAGAAACCAGAGTAGAAGCTCGTGGCTGTCACAGAACTGAGAGTCAGGCTGCAGCGTCTCTCGGTGGCTTCGCAGATCAAACTCTCCGCTCTCGGTCTTTCTTGGTTTTTCACGAGACAGATGTTCCCTTGAATCAAACGTccacagagacaggaagagacaccAGAATTCAGCTGGAGGATGGATTCTCCTTTCAAATCCCTTAGAGACTCAGAGcttctgcagttttgtttttgggGCTCTTGACtctctgcatgtttttggtttgttGCTTCTTTAAAAAGACAGTGTGAACCTGAACGTGCCAAACTAACTCTGCCTCCCCCTGTGGCTTTCACCAGCTGTATCTGGGCGTGGTGCTGTCGGCCGTGGTGATCATCACCGGCTGCTTCTCCTACTTCCAAGAGGCCAAGAGCTCCCGCATCATGGACTCCTTCAAGAAGATGGTGCCTCAGGTGAGCTGTCGTCCCGGTGCTTCTGAATCAATCAGCCGTCCCTCGAGTGGAGCTTACACTCGACACTCGAGTGGAAACCTAATAAGCtttcacaaaagaagaagaataaatgtTTGAGCCCAACTTCGGATTGTGAGTGTTTGCATAAAAAAACTCCCCTCACGTTCTCCACCTCCAGCACTTTGATTGGCTAATTCTTTAATCTGTTTAGGCTCTTTTCACTCCCTTCTTgtgcctcctccttcttctccttatACCTGTCTTCTTTCTcccttcttccttctcctctctctctctctctccatctgccttTCACTTACCTCTACACCCTCTGGCACCTCTTTTTTAATCTCCCTCCTATCTCCTGCTCCGACTAAATCCTCTCTCTGTTCCcaaactctctctccctctctctctctctccctctccctctccctctctctctcactccctctccctctcttgtctCACGCTTCCTTTCGCTCCATGCCAGCAAGCGCTGGTGATCCGGGAGGGGGAGAAGATGCAGATCAATGCTGAGCTTGTGGTGCAGGGAGATCTGGTGGAGATCAAAGGGGGCGACCGCATCCCAGCTGACCTCCGGGTGATCTCCTCCAGCGGATGCAAGGTAGGGGAGgggtccggggggggggggggggggggcagcaggtcTCACTGGGATTACAGTTGTACTAGTTTggtcttctgtctgtctgtctgtctttcttctcttcctaTTTCCGTATGCTTTCCAGTGGTGCAACACACAGGGAAAAAGTTAGTTCATAGAAATTATTATACTTAACTTTTTAATTAGGTGTAAATTCCATTAAAAACCACATAAAGTATATTAGTTGTTAAATAGTACTAgctcatttaaattaattataaaactaCAAAGAATACACATTATCTTGATtagtgtatttgtatttttatcttCACCAAAAGTTTGTACCGATTCATCTCTTTGATGTTATTGAGATTGTCTGAAAACTTTGAGCTGTTTATCAAAAATTTGAATTAGTTATTAATGTTAATTGAAAAAATTGGTCATGATATTTACCCCTGAGACTTGCTACTATACTGgtgataaaaacaacaatacataGAACAAATACTGCATTTTACAATTAAAGATCGACTTTGTACATTTCTTTTGTTAGATATTTCATTTCCAGTTCAATTCAGTTTTCTTTGAATAGCTCCAGATCATAATCTTCATTATCTCAATGCACTTTAAATAGAAAGTCAACAACTTAAAGTCCATAGAGCAACAAACAGGTCCCACAACGAGCAGCACTTTGTCGCCTGGAGAGAAAAATCTGCTCATAAACATGAACTTTTATAGTTTATGTatttctgtgacatcacagctcacctgtctgtttcctgtctgtgctgctcaggctgctgctgcaggttctTCACATGAAAACCAAATCCTGACATCATCCAACAAACAGACCGGCTGTGTCTAATTTGCTTTATAAATAATGATCACGTCTTAATGACCCATATGCAGCTGTAACGCCGCTCTTTACCCACTTATGCAACAGGGGGACGGATGGTATTAAATAGTGAATATTTCTCCCACTGATTTTAAAGGAGATAAATGTCTCTGTGGCTTAGGGAGGCACATTCTGCTGCCGTGATGAAGCTGTTTAATAAAGTGCACGTCTGAGCAATGATCACAGATTAGCTGAAGATGTTCCCGAGGTTCACCGCCATTTGTCAGGAAGTCACCCGCTGCCCCCCCGCCGGCCTGCGGCAGGTCAACCGGGCATCATTCAGCCTGAAGTGAGAGTTTGTCATGTGATGGTggagaatccccccccccccccccccccccccaaccaatcCTTCACCATCCTTCACCATCGATCTGGTGATTCACTATTTGTGTTGGGCGACAGAGAAAGTATTAAAGTGAACCATGATAAAACAAAGAGGGAAATTAAACTCCTCCCAGACaactcaataataataatactgcataaaatatacattataATACAGGGATCTTTAATTTTCCAGACTATTGTTCTAATCAAATATTCCAGGAAGTAATGGTGTGtggttttattatattaatccTCGCTGAGGAGCATTAGGGGTCGTTGGAGGTCAACCGGGTGTTTCaagatattaaaatataataaatacccTAATatcagggaggggggggttagTCTGTCTTTCTACACAGTCCGTGGTCGGGACATGTCCCACCTGAATATAATGACATCTATGGCCATGCTATCAACTTAGGGCGATCCCTATTTACCCCCCTTGGAAACTAAATGTAATAATTTTGTCTCTGGAGCAGAACTCGATAACCATTTCCTattatattacagtattaaaatgattttaatattacGAGAGTGACAACCCCAAATGAAGTTTCCTCCGGCTGGCTCCCATTAGCTTGACATGAGTCTcctctcactccccccccccccctgtcagtGCCACCTCCTCGCTCTCTCCTgtttctgtccctccctctcactGGATAACACTTGTgtctctcctccctgctccctccctgctccctctccctgctccctccctgctccctctctgctccctccctgctccctccctgctccctctccctgctcccTCCCCCTGTCCAGGTGGACAACTCCTCTCTGACGGGGGAGTCGGAGCCCCAGACTCGCTCCCCGGAGTTAACCAACGACAATCCTCTGGAGACCCGCAACGTCTGCTTCTACTCCACCAACTGTGTCGAGGGTCAGTGCCTCACATCTGGGATCTTCCCTCATGACACCTTATTGTTACCTGGAGATTTGACTCAGCACCCAGCCATGAATATCACTGCACAATTCATCACACGTTCCTCAAAGATTATTATTGAGTGTTTTTCCCTTTGAGATGAAACCAGTGGGGATCGGAGTCGGTGTTTCAGTTTCTATCAATCATTAAACAGCAAACAGTGAGCGCTCCAATGGCATCATCATATTAATATCTGCAGCTTCATCAATATCTCCATCTGAATTTTAACGATAGAATATATATAACTAATATATAACAACAGTTGGACTTCTCATAGAGTCCGTTTTGGGTAAATCCAATCATTTGTCGATCAAGGACTGAGCCAGAGTTTATTACTGGATCAACAATCACAGCACAAAGTTCATTCAGTGTCTTATGATCATATCACATATTGTATATCTGCATCAAATTATAATTTCTTTGAGTGATTAAAATACTTTTACAAGATCTAGATGCATCTTGGGAAAAACATAGCAGCAAATTTAATCATTTCAGAAATGTGGGTAGTTTTCTCCCCTGAAGAATCAGTAATAAAAAGTATGAGatagaaaacaacaataatcagATTTCTAAAAAGAAAACCTCTTCCCTTCTTTCCGGTGCAGAGCCATGCAGATAGTTTTGTGCTTTTCACTGTTTGCCCCTGACATCTCTGACTCCACCACAGTGCAGgtaaattaaatcatgtttgCAGCGTTCACAGGAttcacaacaatataaaaaacaacaactagggACAATATCTTTTCTCCCCCAGAAACACTTTAGCTCTTGTTTTCATTAAAACTGCTGAGAGAGTAGTCCCTGGGAAAAACAGCTGATCCCAAACTCTGTACATTACAAACTTCCTGCTCTTTAGAGATTCAGGATTCTCTCCACACGCACTCGTTCAGTCCAGCATCTGTTGGGCTGCACCTGAGCATCAATCACCAGCCAGCACCTGTAATTCATCTCCATCCATCACTGCCCCTCATCCAGCCGTCAGCTCCCCATCAACCCTCCTTCCTACTTACCACATGCAGCAGTCAACCCCTGCAGAGCCTCCACGCAGTCTTATCACTCATGGGTCTCTAGACGCACAACTCGGAgaaacacacgcgcacacatcaCAGAGAGCGGGAAGACAGAGGATCAGTTAGACCTGTGATCTGCTTTGTACTCCCCTGATGTCACGAGTGAAGAGCATTTTGAAAAACCTGACAAAACGGGTGATTAATCATCTGTTTAGCTCaggaaatatctttttttttattgttaaatgctattttttttccctctcaggTACCGCCCAGGGCATCGTGATCGGCACCGGGGATCGAACGGTGATGGGGCGCATCGCCACGCTGGCGTCGGAGCTGGAGGTCCGCCAGACGCCCATCAACATCGAGATCGAACACTTCATCCACCTGATCACGGGCGTGGCCGTCTTCCTGGGCGTGAGCTTCTTCATCCTGTCCCTCATCCTGGGCTACAGCTGGCTGGAGGCCGTCATCTTCCTCATCGGCATCATCGTGGCCAACGTGCCTGAAGGCCTGCTGGCCACCGTCACTgtgagtagtgtgtgtgtgtctgtgtgtgtgtgtgtgtgtgtgtgttgaagttgCCTCTAGAAAACAACCTGCACTTCAGTGAGCGATAAACAAGTTCTCCTTGCAGCAGGGTCACAACATTCTTCCTGGAATAGAATGAGAACTAAGCCGTGGGGAAAGGTCAACATTTAGCAGCTGCACTCAAACATACAAAAGGTTAAATagtgtttatttaaagtattttgaATTATTTGCTTATTACGAGCGGAACTAGTGAGTTCTGTAGGATGAGGACAGTTTGGTGGGAGTAATTTTTGTGTAGAATTAGAagctgttgtgtttatttagtaTAATTAGCATCAAGCAAAGACCTTCCTGCAGGGCTCTGTAAACAGAGGTGTGACTAATACAGTGGTTAATGCTCTTCTTTAAATGGTTCAGGATTTTTCAGCGTCTCTCTCCTCTAGTGCGTTGTTTCAGTTTTTGTGtgagtatatttaaaaaaggccTAAAGTAAATTTCATAAACGGGCTGAAAGTGTCAGGAGCTTAAAAAACCCacgtgtttcagacagaggctgacaagaggagcagcagcagttggaCGTGATTTGTTTTCTCAACAGTGGAGCACGAACACCTGCTCAAATAATATCACGAATAAGAATCATGAGCCTGAATATTAGTATAATGTCTCCTTTTGAGTAACTGGAGTAGCTGGAAACACACTTGATTAGACCGTTTATTTTTCTCCACAGGCTTCAAAACCAAACtattcacattttaaaaactgtggAACTGAGCAGATCTGAGTTTTCACACCGAGCAGCTGCTTCCACGTTCCTCAGCCATTTGATCTATTGTGAGGAGTATTGATCCGTGCAGCTCGGAGCgtgccagcccccccccaccccctcccacacactcacTGTCATGGCTCACCTGAACGGAACATCAGTGTTCAGAGTCACGCCCACGTGCGTTTCTCTAACTCCAATTCAACCTCAGTGAACATTAAATGATTCTACAGATCTCAGGTCTGATTTACTGCCGGAGGTTGAAGGcgtcaaacttttttttctgcaacAATAAACAAAGCGAGCGCTGAGCCGGACGCCAGCTGGCATTTCAAAACGCCGCCAGTCGACATTTCACTGGtcacagaaaataaattaacttcCAGTGGCTGGTTTTTCTCTTTAGctgcttttctcttttaatCACCGTGAGAGGAAAATGTTGGCGAGAGCTGCATCTGCTGGATTTAATGTATGTGGATGTGTGTCTCTGGAACATATAGAATGAGTCTATGCATCATGTTTACCTCTGCC
It includes:
- the atp1a2a gene encoding sodium/potassium-transporting ATPase subunit alpha-2, giving the protein MGRGCGAENGGKRKKKDRDLDELKKEVSFDDHKISLDDLGTRYGVELTRGLTHAKAAEYLARDGPNSLTPPPTTPEWVKFCRQLFGGFSVLLWIGAILCFLAYSIQVATEDEPVHDNLYLGVVLSAVVIITGCFSYFQEAKSSRIMDSFKKMVPQQALVIREGEKMQINAELVVQGDLVEIKGGDRIPADLRVISSSGCKVDNSSLTGESEPQTRSPELTNDNPLETRNVCFYSTNCVEGTAQGIVIGTGDRTVMGRIATLASELEVRQTPINIEIEHFIHLITGVAVFLGVSFFILSLILGYSWLEAVIFLIGIIVANVPEGLLATVTVCLTLTAKRMAKKNCLVKNLEAVETLGSTSTICSDKTGTLTQNRMTVSHMWFDNQIHEADTTEDQTGLGFDKSSATWTALSRVAGLCNRADFKAAQEHLPLQMRETAGDASESALLKCIEVCCGSVRDMRARNHKVAEIPFNSTNKYQLSVHEVEDNPSGHILVMKGAPERILDRCSSLILEGTHPSCHWRLAGQSEGLPGKVYEFVEARH